From the Halococcus agarilyticus genome, the window GAAATCGACGTCGCCGTCGGCAACAAATCGGTGACGCTCAGCCCGGACGAAACGGTCGACTACGACGTCGAAGTGAGCGAACGGGAGCCGATGATCGGCGACAAACGCGAATCGATCAGCATCGACGTGAGCTGGAAAGCCGACGAGTAGTCCATCGCGGCGCTCATGTAGCGGAGTCGAGTGGCACCCGCCAGAGGCTACCGAATGTACGAAGTCGAACTCAAGGTCCGTGCCGCCCACGAACCGGTCCGGGAAACGCTCGTGGCCCGCGAAGCCACGCGCCTCGGAGTCGTCGAGCAGGACGACACGTACTACGACGCTCCCCACCGATCGTTCGCCGAAACCGACGAGGCGCTCAGACTCCGCCACGAGATGCAAGAAGAGAACGTGGAGAGCCCAGAGGACGCGGAAAGCACAGAGGAGAGCACGACCCACCTCACCTACAAGGGACCGCTCGTCGACACGACATCGAAGACGCGCGAAGAAGCCGAAACCGTCGTCGACGACTCCGAGGCGGCCGAGACGATCTTCGAGGCCCTCGGATTCTCGCCCGCCGCGAGCGTACGGAAACGCCGCGAACGGTTCGCTTTCGGAGAGTACACGGTGGCCCTCGATAGCGTCACGGACGTGGGACAGTTCGTCGAGATCGAGCGAACGGTCGAAACGGAGGCCGAAATCGACCGCGCGCGCGACGGTGCACGCGAACGCCTCGCCGACCTCGGTCTCGATCCCGACGACCAGCTCCGAACGTCGTATCTCGCCCTCCTGCTCGATGCGCGCGAGACGGCGGACGAGCAGAACGAGCGTGACGGAGGCGATAACCAGCGATAATCCTCCTGTGCGCAAAAGTTTCCGTAAGTTATAGACCGGCCGGCCGCGAACCCCGATCATGACCGAACGGAACATCCGAGTCGAGGCGCTCGACCGGCCCGCAGTCGACGACCAAACCGTCGAGATCGTCGAGCGGAAGGGCATCGGCCATCCCGACTCGCTCTGCGACGGGATCGCCGAGAGCGTCTCGCGCGCGCTCGCGGCCGCATATCTCGATCGGGTGGGGACGATCCTCCACTACAACACCGACGAAACTCAGTTAGTGGCGGGCAACGCCGCGCCCGCCTTCGGCGGCGGCGAGGTGATCGAACCCATCTACATCCTGATCGTCGGGCGCGCGACCAGCGAGTACGAGGGCACGACGATCCCGACCGAGCCGATCGCGCTCCGGGCGGCCAGGCAGTACCTCGACGCCCACGTTCCCCACCTCGACGTCGGCACCGACGTGATCCTCGACGCGAAGCTCGGCGAGGGCAGCGGCGACCTCCAGAACGTGTTCGACGACGGCAGCGTCCCGATGGCCAACGACACGAGCTTCGGAGTGGGCCACGCGCCGCTCTCGGAGACCGAGGAGATAGTTTTGGACACCGAGCGCCGTCTCAACGGCGAGTACGCGACCGACAACCCTGAACTCGGCTCCGATATCAAGGTGATGGGCAAACGCGAGGGCGACCGGATCGACGTCACCGTGGCGGCGGCGATGATCGACGCCCATATCGAGAGTCTGGACGCGTACACCGACGCGGTCGACGGCGTGCGCGAGTACGTCACCGATCTCGCGCGCGAGCACACCGACCGCGAGGTCGACGTCCGCGTGAACACCGCCGACGACTACGACGAGGG encodes:
- a CDS encoding amphi-Trp domain-containing protein, which gives rise to MADTTNASQTLSREDVAAELESLANELRGTEGEIDVAVGNKSVTLSPDETVDYDVEVSEREPMIGDKRESISIDVSWKADE
- the cyaB gene encoding class IV adenylate cyclase, producing MYEVELKVRAAHEPVRETLVAREATRLGVVEQDDTYYDAPHRSFAETDEALRLRHEMQEENVESPEDAESTEESTTHLTYKGPLVDTTSKTREEAETVVDDSEAAETIFEALGFSPAASVRKRRERFAFGEYTVALDSVTDVGQFVEIERTVETEAEIDRARDGARERLADLGLDPDDQLRTSYLALLLDARETADEQNERDGGDNQR
- a CDS encoding methionine adenosyltransferase, whose protein sequence is MTERNIRVEALDRPAVDDQTVEIVERKGIGHPDSLCDGIAESVSRALAAAYLDRVGTILHYNTDETQLVAGNAAPAFGGGEVIEPIYILIVGRATSEYEGTTIPTEPIALRAARQYLDAHVPHLDVGTDVILDAKLGEGSGDLQNVFDDGSVPMANDTSFGVGHAPLSETEEIVLDTERRLNGEYATDNPELGSDIKVMGKREGDRIDVTVAAAMIDAHIESLDAYTDAVDGVREYVTDLAREHTDREVDVRVNTADDYDEGSIYLTTTGTSAEQGDDGSVGRGNRANGLITPNRSMSMEATSGKNPVNHIGKLYNLLSTEIAESVVDEVDGIRDLRVRLVSRIGQPVDQPHVADVHVSTESGVAVGDVENEVGRIVDRELGDLSDVTRRAVDGEIATF